One genomic window of uncultured delta proteobacterium includes the following:
- a CDS encoding putative sialic acid-binding periplasmic protein SiaP (Evidence 3 : Function proposed based on presence of conserved amino acid motif, structural feature or limited homology) — MKRILLCALAALLTLTFAATAFAATKLKFSHASPRTSTWHGGAEKFAEIIKEKTNGKFEIAIYPSDELSGGNQVAGIELVQTGVTDIHLHDALVWSAIAKEAIVPCFPWLLPTYADVDKYMQGPGGAALKQSLNKAGVVALAIGENGYRQVVNNRNPIRKPEDMKGLKMRVPGSSVHVTLLKYIGADPLTMNQSEVYTSLQQGTIDACENTLDLLVTQNTLEVTKFISFWNYSYDPLFLVVSQELWGSLSADEQKIFQAAADEAMAYQIKITREKEALLRKRMPEFKVAVVESLTPDEVAAFKKAVAKIYDDNEKQFGALFKEFGYSAK; from the coding sequence ATGAAAAGGATTCTGCTCTGCGCCCTTGCCGCCCTGCTTACGCTAACCTTTGCCGCCACCGCCTTTGCAGCCACCAAGCTCAAATTCAGCCACGCTTCCCCCCGGACCAGCACCTGGCACGGCGGCGCGGAGAAATTCGCCGAGATCATCAAGGAAAAAACCAACGGCAAGTTCGAGATCGCCATCTATCCCAGCGACGAGCTCTCCGGCGGCAACCAGGTTGCCGGTATCGAACTGGTGCAGACCGGGGTTACCGACATCCACCTGCACGACGCGCTGGTGTGGTCCGCCATCGCCAAGGAAGCCATTGTGCCCTGTTTCCCCTGGCTGCTCCCCACTTACGCGGACGTTGACAAATACATGCAGGGCCCCGGCGGCGCCGCGCTGAAGCAGTCCCTCAACAAGGCCGGCGTCGTGGCCCTTGCCATCGGCGAAAACGGCTACCGCCAGGTTGTGAACAACCGCAACCCCATCAGGAAGCCCGAAGACATGAAGGGCCTGAAAATGCGCGTGCCCGGCAGCAGCGTGCACGTGACCCTGCTGAAGTACATCGGCGCCGACCCCCTGACCATGAACCAGTCCGAAGTGTACACCTCGCTCCAGCAGGGCACCATTGACGCCTGCGAAAACACCCTGGACCTTCTGGTCACCCAGAACACCCTGGAAGTGACCAAGTTCATCTCCTTCTGGAACTATTCCTACGACCCGCTGTTCCTCGTCGTGAGCCAGGAACTCTGGGGTTCGCTGAGCGCGGATGAACAGAAGATCTTCCAGGCCGCCGCGGATGAAGCCATGGCCTACCAGATCAAAATCACCCGCGAGAAGGAAGCCCTGCTGCGCAAGCGCATGCCCGAGTTCAAGGTTGCAGTTGTCGAGTCCCTGACGCCCGACGAAGTTGCCGCCTTCAAAAAGGCCGTTGCGAAAATTTACGACGACAACGAAAAGCAGTTCGGCGCCCTGTTCAAAGAATTCGGTTATTCCGCCAAGTAA
- a CDS encoding hypothetical protein (Evidence 5 : No homology to any previously reported sequences) — MFESRKSVTRHNKTLANNNESLYIKYVYKYSMERFNNPCIIRNDYDTVCQRYTIAAASACGKTAMRDSYRESALFTQPPFMLGEF; from the coding sequence GTGTTCGAAAGCCGGAAAAGTGTTACCCGGCATAACAAAACGCTTGCCAACAACAATGAGTCCCTTTATATTAAATATGTATACAAATACAGCATGGAGAGATTCAATAATCCCTGTATAATAAGAAATGATTACGATACTGTCTGCCAGCGTTACACCATTGCCGCCGCGAGCGCTTGCGGGAAGACGGCGATGCGGGACAGCTACCGGGAATCGGCCCTGTTTACGCAACCACCCTTTATGTTAGGAGAGTTTTGA
- a CDS encoding Aminotransferase class I and II: protein MPQLSNRVHTFTDSVIRRMTRIANVHGAINLSQGFPDFDPPKAMMDALAKIAYAGPHQYSMTYGAPKFRQALAKKHEMFAGYSVDPETEVVVTCGGTEAMMSAMMAVCNPGDKVIVFSPFYENYGADTILSGAEPIFVPLDPPDFNYDPAVLENAFKQGVKAIIVCNPSNPCGKVFTEAELRFIGELAVKHDAFIITDEVYEHIVFEPYKHVHAAALPGLKNHVLCCSSLSKTYSITGWRIGYLIGPAEVIECAKKVHDFLTVGAPHPLQEAAIVGLELPKSYYEDLQALYTRKREKLIRGLDDLGLTHTVPQGTYFVMVDISRFLAMEQFHGWSDNQFSEWMIKTVGVAPVPGSSFFREPVNHLVRLHFARSEQTLDDALSRLARMEKEAQKAAIPAR from the coding sequence ATGCCCCAGCTGAGTAACAGAGTCCACACGTTTACCGACTCCGTCATCCGGAGAATGACCCGTATCGCCAACGTCCATGGCGCCATCAACCTTTCGCAGGGTTTCCCGGATTTTGATCCGCCCAAAGCGATGATGGACGCTCTCGCCAAGATAGCCTACGCCGGTCCCCACCAGTATTCCATGACCTACGGCGCGCCGAAGTTCCGGCAGGCTCTGGCAAAAAAGCATGAAATGTTCGCCGGGTACAGTGTTGATCCGGAAACGGAAGTCGTGGTCACCTGTGGCGGCACCGAAGCCATGATGAGCGCCATGATGGCCGTCTGCAACCCCGGCGACAAGGTCATCGTGTTCTCGCCCTTTTACGAGAACTACGGCGCGGACACCATCCTTTCCGGCGCGGAACCCATCTTCGTGCCCCTTGACCCGCCGGACTTCAACTATGACCCCGCCGTGCTGGAAAACGCGTTCAAGCAGGGCGTCAAGGCCATTATCGTCTGCAACCCCTCGAACCCGTGCGGCAAGGTCTTCACCGAAGCGGAACTGCGCTTTATCGGCGAGCTGGCCGTCAAGCACGATGCCTTCATCATCACGGACGAGGTTTACGAGCACATCGTGTTCGAACCGTACAAGCACGTGCACGCCGCCGCTCTGCCCGGCCTCAAGAACCACGTGTTGTGCTGTTCCTCGCTCTCCAAGACCTACTCCATCACCGGCTGGCGGATCGGCTACCTGATCGGCCCGGCCGAGGTTATCGAGTGCGCCAAAAAAGTGCACGATTTTCTGACCGTCGGCGCGCCGCACCCCTTGCAGGAAGCCGCTATCGTCGGGCTGGAGCTGCCGAAATCCTATTACGAGGACTTGCAGGCGCTCTACACCCGCAAGCGGGAAAAACTCATCCGCGGCCTGGACGACCTCGGCCTCACGCACACCGTGCCGCAGGGCACCTATTTCGTGATGGTCGACATCAGCCGGTTCCTGGCAATGGAGCAGTTCCACGGCTGGAGCGACAACCAGTTCTCCGAATGGATGATAAAAACCGTCGGGGTGGCCCCGGTTCCGGGTTCCAGCTTTTTCCGCGAGCCGGTCAACCACTTGGTCCGCCTGCACTTCGCCCGCTCGGAGCAAACGCTGGACGACGCGCTCTCCCGGCTGGCCCGGATGGAAAAGGAAGCGCAAAAGGCCGCGATTCCCGCGCGCTGA
- a CDS encoding putative aminotransferase (Evidence 3 : Function proposed based on presence of conserved amino acid motif, structural feature or limited homology), whose amino-acid sequence MPFPNNSKLMLHRTPKKDVEAGRVPVIVKGEGLYVEDSDGNRYLEMDSGLTRPVSLGYGNKEVAQAVYDQILRLSYFTPCGWANEPAMELAEKIAALAPGDINHVTFECSGSEAVESAMKLAKLYHFYKGNKQRFKAVSRVGAYHGANGLGLRAMGLVLPMRLMFEPSAPGGIFVHSPYCYRCPYKMTYPNCDMFCVTMTEEAILREDPDLIAAFIGETIQQGFGSYSPVKEYWPLIREMCDKHDIVLIMDEVICGFGRTGKMFGIEHFGVVPDIMTMAKCLSSGYVPLGAVGVTDKINDGIENFMHLHTYGNHPVGCAASLATIAILERDNLVERAADMGAYLLQALRDRLGNFPSAGEIRGQGLWVSVDFTTDKKTRPLFPAENLNSLVARALRRGVIIKGVGSAVELAPSFVITTEQIDEFVTVFAQCIEDEEKAMGLRK is encoded by the coding sequence ATGCCTTTCCCGAACAACTCCAAACTGATGCTGCACAGAACCCCCAAAAAGGACGTCGAGGCCGGCCGTGTTCCGGTTATCGTCAAGGGCGAGGGGCTGTATGTGGAAGACAGCGACGGCAACCGGTATCTGGAGATGGATTCCGGGCTGACGCGGCCCGTGTCCCTCGGTTACGGCAACAAGGAAGTAGCCCAGGCGGTGTACGACCAGATTCTGCGGCTGTCCTATTTCACGCCCTGCGGCTGGGCCAACGAGCCAGCCATGGAGCTGGCCGAGAAAATCGCCGCCCTGGCCCCCGGCGACATCAACCACGTCACCTTTGAGTGCTCCGGCTCCGAAGCCGTGGAATCGGCCATGAAACTGGCCAAGCTCTACCATTTTTACAAAGGCAACAAGCAGCGGTTCAAAGCGGTTTCCCGCGTGGGCGCGTACCACGGCGCCAACGGGCTGGGGCTGCGCGCCATGGGCCTGGTGCTGCCCATGCGCCTCATGTTCGAGCCTTCCGCGCCGGGCGGCATCTTCGTCCATTCGCCCTACTGTTACCGCTGTCCGTACAAGATGACCTACCCCAACTGCGACATGTTCTGCGTCACCATGACGGAGGAAGCCATCCTCCGCGAGGACCCGGATCTGATTGCCGCCTTCATCGGCGAGACGATCCAGCAGGGCTTCGGCAGCTACAGCCCGGTAAAGGAATACTGGCCCCTCATCCGCGAAATGTGCGACAAGCACGATATCGTCCTGATTATGGACGAGGTTATCTGCGGTTTCGGCCGCACCGGGAAAATGTTCGGGATCGAGCACTTCGGCGTGGTCCCGGACATCATGACCATGGCCAAGTGCCTGAGCAGCGGGTACGTGCCGCTCGGGGCCGTGGGCGTTACGGACAAGATCAATGACGGCATTGAAAACTTCATGCACCTGCATACGTACGGCAACCACCCGGTGGGCTGCGCGGCGAGCCTCGCCACCATCGCTATCCTGGAGCGGGACAATCTGGTAGAGCGCGCCGCCGACATGGGCGCGTATCTGCTCCAGGCCCTGCGGGACCGCCTCGGGAACTTCCCGTCCGCCGGGGAAATTCGCGGCCAGGGCCTGTGGGTTTCCGTGGACTTCACCACGGACAAAAAGACCCGCCCCCTGTTCCCGGCGGAAAACCTGAACAGCCTGGTAGCCAGGGCGCTCCGGCGGGGCGTTATCATCAAAGGCGTGGGCAGCGCGGTGGAACTCGCCCCCTCCTTCGTCATCACCACAGAGCAGATAGACGAATTCGTGACCGTCTTCGCCCAATGCATCGAGGACGAGGAAAAGGCCATGGGCCTGCGGAAATAA
- a CDS encoding hypothetical protein (Evidence 5 : No homology to any previously reported sequences), with translation MGKITVLGGDLPPGTEFYNNPGSIGGFAVAGLALADPEAVRKLGAVKRGFFPKIYFIATLDDGRRALAATNPATFRRLERDIADGPVPAETVADRKKENTRAGVIFIVVYIGSFLVLERSLPGYLPYMAAFAAAIAAGVAAKVFFPGSKR, from the coding sequence ATGGGCAAAATAACAGTTCTGGGAGGCGATCTTCCGCCGGGCACGGAATTTTACAACAACCCCGGCTCCATCGGCGGGTTTGCGGTTGCCGGGCTGGCCCTGGCGGACCCCGAGGCCGTCAGGAAACTCGGGGCCGTCAAACGCGGCTTTTTCCCGAAAATCTATTTCATCGCCACCCTCGACGACGGGCGGCGCGCCCTGGCCGCGACGAACCCGGCCACCTTCCGCCGCCTGGAACGCGATATCGCCGACGGGCCGGTCCCCGCCGAAACAGTTGCGGACCGCAAAAAGGAGAACACCCGGGCGGGCGTTATTTTCATCGTCGTCTACATCGGTTCTTTTCTCGTCCTTGAACGCTCTCTGCCGGGATATCTTCCGTACATGGCCGCGTTCGCGGCGGCGATAGCCGCGGGCGTGGCCGCGAAAGTCTTTTTTCCGGGATCAAAGCGATAA
- a CDS encoding conserved membrane hypothetical protein (Evidence 4 : Homologs of previously reported genes of unknown function), which yields MNNPFVKLHISILLAGFTGILGKCIALPAGPLVWYRLLFTASLFGGYLWLMGKLPRIPLREAGKIAAVGTLVTLHWIFFYGSIKYANVSIAVVCFALTGFFAAIFEPLAAKKSVSLRELCYSLITVCGVALIFHFDTRYRTGIILGVLSAAFAGLFTVGIRRVGATNAASNMFLFQILGGFLLLTLLAPAYLAVFPETALIPSGMDLIYLFALSSVCTIGMFLLQIQALRHISAFTVSLSYNLEPVYSIVLAMILFGEAKELGLSFAAGLACIVLSVSLQSLYVIRQVRLSGS from the coding sequence GTGAACAACCCGTTTGTAAAACTGCATATCTCCATCCTGCTCGCGGGGTTCACGGGAATCCTGGGCAAATGCATCGCGCTGCCCGCCGGTCCCCTGGTGTGGTACAGGTTGCTGTTTACCGCCTCACTGTTCGGCGGCTATCTCTGGCTTATGGGAAAACTTCCCCGCATCCCTCTGCGGGAGGCCGGAAAAATCGCGGCCGTGGGCACGCTGGTCACGCTGCACTGGATTTTCTTTTACGGGAGCATCAAGTACGCCAACGTTTCCATAGCCGTCGTCTGCTTCGCGCTGACCGGGTTTTTCGCGGCCATCTTCGAGCCTTTGGCCGCGAAAAAGTCCGTCTCGCTCCGGGAGCTGTGCTACAGCCTGATCACGGTCTGCGGCGTCGCGCTGATCTTCCATTTCGACACCCGGTACAGGACCGGGATCATCCTGGGCGTGCTGTCCGCCGCGTTCGCCGGTCTGTTTACCGTGGGCATCCGGCGGGTCGGGGCAACGAACGCCGCGTCCAACATGTTCCTCTTCCAGATCCTCGGCGGCTTTTTGCTGCTCACCCTGCTCGCCCCGGCGTACCTGGCGGTTTTTCCGGAAACCGCGCTCATCCCGTCGGGCATGGATCTGATCTATCTTTTCGCGCTCTCCTCGGTCTGCACCATCGGCATGTTTCTGCTGCAGATTCAGGCGCTGCGGCATATTTCCGCGTTTACCGTCAGCTTGAGCTATAACCTGGAGCCCGTCTACAGCATCGTGCTGGCGATGATCCTCTTCGGCGAGGCAAAGGAGCTGGGCCTGTCCTTCGCCGCGGGGCTGGCCTGCATCGTGCTTTCCGTCAGCCTGCAAAGCCTGTATGTTATACGGCAGGTGCGGCTGTCAGGCTCCTAG
- a CDS encoding conserved exported hypothetical protein (Evidence 4 : Homologs of previously reported genes of unknown function): MERFSRHIFAAALLALLLLPPGESGAADQAAGSQLSAAQLEQLAAPVALYPDALVSQVLMAATYPLEVVSAARWAEDNAKLQGDALDAAVQKQPWDPSVKSLVKFPQVLRMMNDKLDWMEQLGNAFLAQPKDVMDAVQRLRAKAEAQGNLTSNAQQTVTTQAASGSSSKVIVIQPAQPDVIYVPTYNPTVVYGAWPYPANPPYAWYPPGYVAGTALLSFGVGVAVGYSMWGYPDWHGGHVDINVNNYTHFTGGPPPPPPPRPSGGPGPRPPAGQGPRPGGDVWSHNPDHRGNVPYTNAKVAEQFRRPGQSGPSPAQQRINAREAFRGRSDAAIGRQSPGKLPSGGHISRPGGGEHSPGQLRQNAPERRQIERTTQRGSVFQGLQNHGAGSRGEWQRGTQSRQIMRAHPDGGGFHPPAGGGGLRGRLHR; encoded by the coding sequence ATGGAACGTTTTTCACGCCATATTTTTGCGGCGGCCCTGCTGGCGCTGCTGCTGCTCCCGCCGGGAGAGTCGGGCGCGGCGGACCAGGCCGCCGGCAGCCAATTGAGCGCGGCGCAGCTCGAACAGCTGGCCGCCCCGGTGGCCTTGTATCCCGATGCGCTCGTATCCCAGGTTCTCATGGCGGCGACGTATCCCCTGGAAGTCGTGTCCGCCGCGCGCTGGGCCGAGGATAACGCCAAACTGCAGGGAGACGCCCTGGACGCCGCCGTCCAGAAACAGCCGTGGGACCCGAGCGTCAAATCGCTGGTCAAATTCCCGCAGGTCCTGCGGATGATGAACGACAAACTGGACTGGATGGAGCAGCTCGGCAACGCGTTCCTGGCCCAGCCCAAGGACGTCATGGATGCCGTACAGCGCCTCCGCGCCAAGGCCGAGGCCCAGGGCAACCTCACGTCCAACGCGCAGCAGACGGTCACGACGCAAGCCGCTTCCGGCTCTTCTTCCAAGGTCATCGTCATTCAGCCCGCCCAGCCCGACGTGATCTACGTGCCTACCTACAACCCCACGGTCGTCTACGGCGCCTGGCCGTACCCGGCAAATCCGCCGTATGCCTGGTACCCGCCGGGGTACGTCGCGGGAACCGCCCTGCTTTCCTTCGGCGTGGGCGTGGCTGTGGGATATTCCATGTGGGGGTATCCGGACTGGCACGGCGGGCATGTGGACATCAACGTCAACAACTACACGCATTTCACGGGCGGGCCTCCCCCGCCCCCGCCGCCACGGCCTTCCGGCGGCCCCGGCCCCCGGCCTCCGGCTGGGCAGGGACCGCGTCCCGGCGGGGATGTCTGGAGCCATAACCCCGACCACAGGGGAAACGTGCCCTACACCAACGCCAAGGTGGCCGAGCAGTTCCGCCGCCCCGGCCAAAGCGGCCCGTCGCCCGCGCAGCAGCGGATCAACGCGCGGGAGGCCTTCCGGGGCCGGAGTGACGCCGCCATCGGCAGGCAGTCGCCCGGGAAGCTGCCGTCCGGCGGGCATATATCCCGCCCCGGCGGCGGGGAGCATTCCCCCGGCCAATTGCGGCAGAACGCGCCGGAACGCCGCCAAATTGAGCGCACGACGCAAAGGGGCAGCGTATTTCAGGGGCTGCAGAACCATGGGGCCGGTTCGCGGGGCGAATGGCAGCGCGGCACCCAGAGCAGGCAGATAATGCGCGCGCATCCCGACGGGGGCGGATTTCATCCCCCGGCCGGTGGCGGGGGCCTGCGTGGACGGCTGCATCGCTGA
- a CDS encoding conserved exported hypothetical protein (Evidence 4 : Homologs of previously reported genes of unknown function): MNRTYGNIGGILLLAACMLAAPQARAAGERTYDTREAAVADLASAARKNDAAGLRAILGPDAGSLIESGDAVEDAADRAAFAAAYAERNSLVPAEGRADRYFLDVGANGWRFPIPLVRESASGRWRFDNKAGAEALLDRRIGHNELAAIQVCLAYADAQWEYWRLNPDKTPVRHFAAALASRPGKRDGLYWDATAEDERSPMGALVAAAESGGYAAPSREERTGEKTPYYGYRYRVLTGQGGHAAGGARDYRENGEMVNGFALLAYPETYGVSGVMTFMVNQEGVVYEKNLGRDTTAEAAKIAVFDPDSSWRAVEVTDTARR; encoded by the coding sequence ATGAACAGAACATATGGAAATATCGGTGGAATTCTTTTGCTCGCGGCGTGCATGCTGGCGGCGCCGCAGGCCCGGGCCGCCGGCGAGCGCACGTACGATACGCGCGAAGCCGCTGTCGCGGATCTGGCTTCGGCGGCGCGGAAAAACGACGCCGCCGGGTTGCGGGCAATCCTCGGGCCGGACGCCGGTTCCCTCATAGAATCGGGAGACGCGGTCGAGGATGCCGCCGACCGCGCGGCGTTCGCGGCCGCCTATGCCGAACGCAACAGCCTTGTTCCCGCCGAAGGGCGGGCGGACCGCTATTTTCTGGACGTGGGCGCGAACGGCTGGCGGTTCCCCATACCGCTGGTCCGGGAGAGCGCGAGCGGGCGCTGGCGCTTTGACAACAAGGCCGGGGCAGAGGCTCTGCTCGACCGCCGTATCGGGCACAACGAGCTTGCGGCGATTCAGGTGTGCCTGGCCTATGCCGACGCCCAATGGGAATACTGGCGGCTGAACCCCGACAAGACCCCTGTGCGGCATTTCGCCGCCGCGCTTGCCAGCAGGCCGGGCAAGCGTGACGGTCTGTATTGGGACGCAACGGCGGAGGATGAGCGCAGCCCGATGGGCGCGCTGGTCGCCGCGGCCGAAAGCGGCGGCTACGCCGCGCCGAGCCGGGAAGAACGGACGGGAGAGAAAACCCCCTACTACGGCTACCGCTACCGGGTGCTGACCGGACAGGGCGGGCATGCGGCGGGAGGCGCCCGCGACTACAGGGAAAACGGCGAGATGGTCAACGGCTTCGCGCTGCTGGCGTATCCCGAGACATACGGGGTTTCCGGGGTGATGACCTTTATGGTCAACCAGGAGGGCGTGGTCTATGAAAAGAACCTGGGCCGGGACACAACGGCGGAGGCTGCGAAAATCGCTGTTTTCGACCCGGACTCCAGCTGGCGCGCCGTGGAGGTGACGGACACCGCCCGGCGGTGA
- a CDS encoding Hydrolase, NUDIX family codes for MSKTQQIIRPVPATIGVLFREGRVLLVRRKNPPDAGKWGFPGGKIEWGETIERAAEREILEETGVTAAAKRVFTAVDCYDTRDGALHRHFILVAVLCDWVAGEPAGADDALEARWFSRSEYERADLAMSLDVLEVIRMGEALRAERGAAAPF; via the coding sequence GTGAGTAAGACGCAACAAATCATCCGCCCCGTTCCCGCCACGATCGGCGTGCTCTTCCGTGAAGGCCGCGTGCTGCTCGTGCGGCGGAAAAACCCGCCGGATGCCGGAAAATGGGGGTTTCCCGGCGGCAAGATCGAATGGGGCGAAACCATCGAGCGGGCGGCGGAGCGGGAAATATTGGAGGAAACCGGCGTGACCGCCGCGGCGAAGCGCGTGTTCACCGCCGTGGACTGCTACGACACGCGGGACGGCGCGCTGCACCGGCACTTCATCCTGGTCGCCGTGCTCTGCGACTGGGTCGCGGGCGAACCGGCAGGGGCCGACGACGCGCTGGAAGCGCGCTGGTTCAGCCGGAGCGAATACGAGCGGGCGGACCTCGCCATGAGCCTCGACGTGCTGGAGGTCATCCGGATGGGCGAGGCGCTGCGGGCGGAACGCGGCGCGGCCGCGCCGTTCTGA
- a CDS encoding Stress responsive alpha-beta barrel domain-containing protein yields MVRHIVMLNYKEGLSPAANRKNAEQVKRLLEDLRKTIPGILEFTVVIDPLPTSDKDLALNALFESDEAFAAYQVHPDLLRLASFAASVMQDKVSIDYRE; encoded by the coding sequence ATGGTACGCCACATTGTCATGCTGAACTACAAGGAAGGCCTGTCCCCGGCGGCAAACCGGAAAAACGCCGAGCAGGTGAAGCGCCTTCTTGAAGACCTGCGCAAGACCATTCCCGGAATCCTGGAGTTTACCGTCGTCATCGACCCCCTGCCCACGAGCGACAAGGACCTCGCCCTCAACGCGCTGTTCGAGAGCGACGAAGCCTTCGCGGCCTACCAGGTTCACCCCGATCTGCTCCGCCTGGCCTCTTTCGCGGCCTCGGTCATGCAGGACAAGGTCAGCATAGATTACCGTGAGTAA